In Thermospira aquatica, the following proteins share a genomic window:
- a CDS encoding hemolysin family protein yields the protein MGTQGFYLVFSVMLFILSAMFSSSETVFIGLDETQIRTSKYSRIRKQLRHITKRGGAVLVIVLLFNNMVNILLSSILSQQFSIQNPFLSSLVITGLILFISEMFPKTLSLFKPDALIRFNIIWFYPLFRVFEPLGQLTYKGIERFINFLRKIHKNTPDTAHDVKIETLLSIVSRENIFSKEEKDMIESVLNFAKREVWNIMTPRIRVVSVSADTPIPEILKICEKSHYSKIPVYEDTEDNLIGVVYIQDLLEYVHREKKQSKTARDIMKPLYYVPETKKLSDMLEDFKHKKLRLAAVVDEYGLAVGIVTIADVLGDIAGEVMDETFGLHKKIIKLSSTRFQVSGDVSLMDFNDYFDAHLQSDTYETIAGYLIEKYGDIPEKGTIIQTEHFIFTIQKSTDKQIEAILVDIKKRKRP from the coding sequence ATGGGAACTCAAGGTTTCTATCTTGTCTTCTCTGTGATGCTTTTTATTTTGTCTGCTATGTTTTCCTCAAGTGAAACGGTTTTTATCGGGTTAGATGAAACCCAGATCCGCACCAGTAAATACAGCCGCATCAGAAAACAGCTCCGCCACATTACCAAGAGGGGTGGAGCTGTGCTGGTGATTGTGCTTCTTTTTAACAACATGGTTAATATCCTGCTCTCCTCTATTCTTTCCCAGCAATTCTCTATCCAGAATCCTTTTCTTTCCTCTTTAGTTATCACAGGGCTTATTCTTTTTATAAGTGAAATGTTTCCCAAAACACTCTCGCTCTTTAAGCCTGATGCCCTTATCAGATTTAATATTATATGGTTTTATCCTCTTTTTAGGGTATTTGAACCCCTAGGACAACTTACCTACAAGGGTATAGAACGTTTCATCAACTTCTTACGAAAAATCCACAAAAACACCCCGGATACTGCCCACGATGTGAAAATTGAGACTCTGCTTAGTATTGTCTCCCGCGAAAACATCTTTTCTAAAGAAGAAAAAGATATGATCGAATCAGTCCTTAACTTTGCCAAGCGTGAAGTCTGGAATATTATGACACCGCGTATTCGAGTCGTAAGTGTTTCCGCAGACACACCTATTCCCGAGATACTCAAGATTTGTGAAAAAAGCCACTATTCGAAAATCCCTGTGTATGAGGATACCGAAGATAACCTGATTGGTGTCGTCTACATCCAGGATCTTTTGGAATATGTTCACAGGGAGAAAAAACAATCAAAAACAGCAAGGGATATCATGAAACCACTTTACTATGTCCCGGAAACCAAAAAGCTCTCAGATATGCTTGAGGATTTTAAACACAAAAAACTCCGTCTTGCTGCAGTAGTAGATGAGTACGGACTTGCCGTGGGGATTGTGACTATCGCGGATGTTCTGGGTGATATTGCTGGAGAAGTGATGGACGAAACGTTTGGTCTGCATAAAAAGATCATTAAGCTTTCTTCCACCCGGTTTCAGGTAAGTGGAGATGTAAGTCTCATGGATTTCAATGACTACTTTGATGCTCATCTTCAGAGTGATACCTATGAAACTATTGCTGGTTACCTCATTGAAAAGTATGGAGATATTCCAGAGAAAGGAACGATTATCCAGACTGAACACTTTATTTTCACCATCCAAAAATCAACAGATAAACAGATTGAAGCCATACTCGTTGACATCAAAAAAAGGAAGCGCCCATGA
- a CDS encoding SulP family inorganic anion transporter, with translation MSKLEPKLWTVLKEGYSKQMFFQDLSAGVLVGIVALPLAIAFAIASGVKPEQGLYTAIVAGFLISFLGGSRVQIGGPTGAFVVIVAGIMQQYGYDGLAVATFMAGFFLILMGLLRLGSVIRFIPHPVTVGFTSGIAVIIFTSQIKDFLGLQIENFPAEFFGKIEAYIHSLHTINPWALGIGVLSFLIIVFWPKVSRKIPGSLVAILATTIIVQLFQLPVETIGQRFGHVPNTLPVPRLPHISWEIIQKMFSPAVTIALLAGIESLLSAVVADGMMGTRHRSNMELIAQGIANIASPLFQGIPATGAIARTATNIKNGGRTPVAGMIHALTLLLILLFFGKWAELIPLATLAAVLMKVAINMSEYEVFLSIFKTTKSDISVLLTTFLLTVFIDLTVAIEVGIVLAALLFMYRMAHVTEVSHLTEEISEEELQNDTKSILLRDVPKGVEVFEIQGSLFFGAAETFKSRIRNIQKTPKVLVLRMRHVYSLDATGLAVLEDLWEKCSREKIKLIFSGVHAQPLDLFIRSGLADKIGRDNLYKDIDDALAKAKTMI, from the coding sequence ATGTCGAAACTTGAACCAAAGTTGTGGACAGTATTGAAAGAAGGGTATAGCAAACAAATGTTTTTCCAGGATCTGTCTGCAGGTGTTCTGGTAGGTATTGTTGCTTTGCCACTTGCTATTGCCTTTGCTATTGCTTCAGGGGTAAAACCTGAACAGGGGCTTTATACAGCTATTGTTGCCGGTTTTCTCATTTCGTTTTTGGGGGGAAGCCGGGTTCAGATTGGCGGACCAACAGGGGCTTTTGTGGTGATCGTTGCAGGTATTATGCAGCAGTATGGATATGATGGGCTTGCTGTGGCTACTTTTATGGCAGGATTTTTTCTTATCCTTATGGGTCTTTTACGGCTTGGAAGTGTGATACGATTTATTCCTCACCCGGTAACGGTAGGTTTTACCAGTGGTATAGCCGTCATTATCTTTACTTCGCAGATCAAAGATTTTTTGGGACTTCAGATAGAAAATTTTCCCGCTGAATTTTTTGGGAAAATAGAGGCATACATTCACTCTCTTCATACTATTAATCCATGGGCTTTAGGTATTGGGGTTCTTTCGTTTCTGATCATTGTTTTCTGGCCAAAGGTTTCGCGAAAGATTCCTGGCTCTCTGGTAGCTATCCTGGCAACTACCATTATTGTTCAATTGTTTCAACTTCCTGTGGAAACAATTGGCCAACGTTTTGGACATGTGCCAAATACACTTCCCGTGCCTCGACTTCCCCACATCTCGTGGGAGATTATCCAAAAAATGTTCTCACCGGCAGTGACAATCGCTTTGCTTGCTGGAATAGAAAGTCTCTTGTCTGCTGTGGTGGCAGATGGTATGATGGGTACCCGTCACCGTTCAAACATGGAACTGATAGCCCAGGGAATAGCGAATATTGCTTCACCCCTGTTTCAAGGCATTCCGGCTACGGGGGCCATCGCCCGCACCGCAACAAATATCAAAAACGGTGGACGTACCCCCGTCGCAGGCATGATTCATGCTCTTACACTTCTTCTTATTCTTCTGTTTTTTGGGAAATGGGCAGAACTTATTCCTCTTGCTACCCTGGCGGCTGTGCTCATGAAAGTTGCTATCAATATGAGTGAATATGAAGTTTTTCTCTCTATTTTCAAGACGACAAAATCTGATATTAGTGTGCTTCTTACGACATTTTTGCTTACGGTGTTTATTGATCTCACGGTGGCTATAGAAGTGGGAATTGTCCTTGCTGCTCTTCTTTTCATGTATCGTATGGCTCATGTAACCGAGGTATCCCATCTCACAGAAGAAATCTCTGAAGAAGAGCTCCAGAACGACACAAAATCTATTCTTCTTCGTGATGTTCCGAAAGGAGTTGAGGTCTTTGAAATTCAGGGTTCCCTCTTTTTTGGTGCTGCTGAAACCTTCAAAAGTCGTATACGAAATATACAAAAAACTCCCAAAGTGCTTGTTCTTCGTATGAGACATGTTTATTCTCTTGATGCAACAGGACTAGCGGTTTTGGAAGACCTCTGGGAAAAATGCTCACGTGAAAAGATAAAACTTATCTTTTCAGGAGTCCATGCCCAGCCTCTAGATCTTTTTATCCGAAGTGGCCTCGCTGATAAAATTGGCAGAGATAATCTCTATAAAGACATCGATGATGCTCTTGCCAAGGCTAAAACCATGATATAA
- a CDS encoding DUF4921 family protein yields MGSYDKYYHRMPDGTVKQINPFNQTEVWSVSERGYKAFFPNGQPREELKEPLHDPEDYCHFCEKNWEYVTPQKARHFFDGHEWKTEYYLMPDQVKEKYGVQFRRVGNLFEIVGYNYWVKNYNYKMSQPVRKWRDEYLSDPEGMKHVMGVLSLKYDKLGVDIKDWSFEDKLERIDAFFGGCHELILGQRHYKPNAHYTSDLFSAGDFTPEEHFHYTLFTIETLRNLREQNPFIRYVSIFQNWLKPAGASFDHIHRQLVGLDEWGVQLEREIREVVKNPNLYNEFGVNFALYNSFLLLENEFAIGYVEIGHRYPTIAIYSKSHCGTPLEQNPQEIRGMSDLVHAIHVALTSEITCNEEWYYTPFDSIYVLPWRILIKLRFNVPAGFEGNTKIYINPIAPHQLTEIILEKLYKVRENGSIASGIRIGDEVSREPNPLLYCRR; encoded by the coding sequence ATGGGCTCGTATGATAAGTATTATCACCGAATGCCCGATGGAACGGTGAAACAGATTAATCCATTTAACCAGACGGAAGTGTGGTCTGTTTCCGAACGAGGCTACAAAGCGTTTTTTCCTAACGGTCAACCCCGGGAAGAGTTAAAAGAACCCCTTCATGATCCAGAAGACTATTGTCATTTTTGCGAGAAAAACTGGGAGTATGTTACCCCACAAAAAGCCCGCCATTTTTTTGATGGACACGAATGGAAAACAGAATACTACTTGATGCCTGATCAGGTAAAAGAAAAATATGGAGTTCAGTTTCGTCGAGTAGGAAATCTCTTTGAAATTGTCGGATACAATTACTGGGTAAAAAACTACAATTACAAGATGTCTCAACCGGTCCGCAAATGGAGAGACGAATATCTTTCTGATCCAGAGGGAATGAAACATGTTATGGGAGTACTGTCTCTCAAATATGACAAATTAGGTGTAGACATAAAGGATTGGAGTTTTGAGGATAAGCTTGAGCGAATCGATGCCTTTTTTGGAGGGTGTCATGAGTTGATTCTTGGGCAGCGTCACTATAAGCCAAATGCTCACTATACCTCGGACCTCTTTTCTGCTGGTGACTTTACTCCTGAGGAGCACTTCCATTATACTCTCTTTACTATTGAAACTCTTCGCAATCTTCGTGAACAGAATCCTTTTATTCGTTATGTTTCTATCTTTCAAAACTGGCTTAAACCGGCGGGGGCGTCGTTTGATCATATTCATCGGCAGCTTGTGGGACTCGATGAATGGGGAGTGCAGCTTGAGCGAGAGATTCGAGAAGTTGTCAAAAATCCCAACCTCTACAATGAATTTGGTGTGAATTTTGCTCTCTATAATTCTTTTCTTCTCCTTGAAAACGAGTTTGCCATTGGGTATGTGGAGATAGGACATCGTTATCCAACGATAGCGATTTATTCAAAGAGTCACTGTGGTACCCCACTTGAACAAAATCCGCAGGAAATTCGTGGCATGAGTGACTTGGTCCATGCTATCCACGTGGCTTTAACCTCAGAGATCACCTGTAATGAGGAGTGGTATTATACTCCTTTTGATTCTATTTATGTTTTGCCGTGGAGAATTCTTATAAAACTTCGTTTTAATGTTCCAGCTGGGTTTGAAGGAAATACGAAGATCTACATTAATCCTATAGCCCCTCATCAGCTTACGGAAATTATACTTGAAAAACTCTATAAAGTAAGAGAGAATGGAAGTATTGCTTCAGGGATACGGATAGGGGATGAGGTAAGCCGGGAACCAAATCCGCTTCTTTACTGTCGGAGGTGA
- a CDS encoding hemolysin family protein has protein sequence MIMAIVGLFFLSAFFSSSETALLSINRLKIYAKLEQNQKHEKLLFFLLKNLDNVIGSLLIGNNLVNILLAVMFTNLFARWWTDPIVISTITMGVLTPLLLFFGEIVPKVLAKEFAETFLKIFAWLILLIFFIFFPIQFLFQRVIIGILWVFGIKRKRGVFSQDEFEALIQMAENTGELRKSEKEFIESVVNFKNVKVREVMVPLIRMSCVEENDSVQLAAALMITTKHSRIPVFRMRVDNMVGYLDHKDILNKPSEDSVKKYIKKAIFVPETVPITKALLEMQHHGVQMLFVVDEYGGVVGAVTNSDIIGEIVGNWIDNREEIFKYENGFWHVSGMANIDDVNEIVGTRIEKQDFETLAGYLLHVFQRIPGIGEVYESNAFVFEIEHATPTRIVKVKISHKKGSKKPKKEKPA, from the coding sequence ATGATCATGGCTATTGTGGGATTATTTTTTCTCTCAGCATTTTTCAGTAGCAGTGAAACAGCCCTCCTCTCCATTAACAGGCTTAAAATTTATGCAAAACTTGAACAAAACCAAAAACATGAAAAACTCCTTTTCTTCCTATTAAAAAATCTGGACAATGTTATCGGGAGTCTTCTCATAGGAAACAATCTCGTCAATATTCTCCTCGCTGTGATGTTTACAAATCTCTTTGCCAGGTGGTGGACAGATCCCATTGTAATATCTACTATCACCATGGGTGTGCTTACCCCACTTCTCCTCTTTTTTGGAGAAATCGTCCCAAAAGTGCTTGCTAAGGAGTTCGCGGAAACCTTTTTAAAAATTTTTGCGTGGCTTATTCTTCTGATCTTTTTTATTTTCTTCCCCATACAATTTCTTTTTCAAAGGGTTATCATAGGCATTCTATGGGTATTTGGAATAAAACGCAAACGGGGTGTATTCAGTCAGGATGAGTTCGAAGCTTTGATTCAGATGGCTGAAAACACCGGAGAACTCAGAAAAAGCGAAAAAGAATTTATCGAAAGTGTGGTCAATTTCAAAAATGTAAAAGTACGAGAAGTCATGGTTCCCCTTATACGAATGAGTTGTGTAGAAGAGAACGATAGTGTTCAGCTTGCCGCAGCCCTTATGATTACTACCAAACACTCCCGTATCCCCGTTTTTAGAATGCGTGTGGATAATATGGTAGGGTACCTCGATCACAAGGATATTCTCAATAAACCAAGTGAAGATTCAGTTAAAAAATATATCAAAAAAGCAATCTTTGTACCGGAAACAGTGCCCATCACAAAAGCTCTTCTTGAAATGCAGCACCATGGAGTTCAGATGCTTTTTGTAGTTGATGAGTATGGCGGTGTCGTCGGTGCTGTAACGAATAGCGATATTATCGGTGAAATTGTCGGAAACTGGATTGATAACCGCGAGGAAATCTTTAAATATGAGAATGGTTTTTGGCATGTCAGTGGTATGGCTAATATCGATGATGTGAACGAAATCGTTGGCACACGGATAGAGAAACAGGATTTTGAAACACTCGCCGGTTACCTTTTGCATGTTTTTCAGAGAATTCCTGGCATAGGTGAAGTGTATGAATCCAATGCTTTTGTCTTTGAAATAGAACATGCTACCCCCACCCGTATTGTCAAGGTAAAAATCAGCCACAAAAAGGGGAGCAAAAAACCAAAAAAGGAGAAACCTGCGTGA
- a CDS encoding class I SAM-dependent RNA methyltransferase, producing MKPVPSVEEINPRKSKIADRETLLRVDRYAGEGMCIAYEEGQDEKKIVFARYVLPGERIRAKIYRETKDYAMADPLEWLEISPERQSPPCPYFAFCGGCDYQMLDYKKQLEVKKNLVLETFARVGKFHDIQLTGIIESPEPFFYRNTETFKVNERKHLIGFFRKDTKFIVDIEKCMLAMPGINEALEKLRHQDPFPPHNFKVRTTIPGETVVHWVKSPYYEDKPVYEVVKAAGKEFKFKISKDSFFQVNSYVIPLWLEKIISFLAEDRHERIFDLYCGIGLITLFVGEFARETIGVEVQKASVEDAWHNLEINHIQSKIEFIQASVDDTLETLGYADVMIIDPPRKGMDPHVIEVLRQMQPEKIIYSSCKPATMARDIRSLADIYNIEQLWMVDMFPQTHHIEMLALLRKK from the coding sequence GTGAAACCAGTACCGTCTGTTGAGGAGATCAATCCCAGAAAAAGCAAAATTGCCGATCGAGAAACTCTTCTCCGTGTCGATCGTTATGCTGGAGAGGGAATGTGTATTGCCTACGAAGAAGGACAGGATGAAAAAAAGATCGTTTTTGCTCGATATGTTCTTCCCGGGGAACGTATCAGAGCAAAGATCTACCGCGAGACGAAAGACTATGCCATGGCGGATCCCCTGGAGTGGCTGGAAATCTCACCCGAAAGACAATCTCCACCATGTCCTTATTTTGCCTTTTGTGGCGGTTGTGATTATCAGATGCTTGACTACAAAAAACAGCTCGAGGTCAAAAAAAACCTCGTTCTTGAAACCTTCGCACGGGTGGGCAAATTTCATGATATCCAGCTTACCGGTATCATTGAAAGCCCGGAACCCTTTTTCTACCGCAATACCGAAACCTTTAAAGTCAATGAACGCAAGCATCTCATAGGATTTTTCCGCAAGGATACAAAATTTATTGTCGACATTGAAAAATGCATGCTCGCTATGCCTGGCATCAACGAGGCTTTAGAGAAACTTCGCCACCAGGATCCCTTCCCGCCACATAACTTTAAAGTACGTACAACCATTCCTGGTGAAACGGTCGTACATTGGGTAAAATCTCCTTATTATGAAGACAAACCTGTCTACGAAGTGGTAAAGGCCGCAGGCAAGGAGTTTAAGTTCAAAATATCCAAAGATAGCTTTTTTCAAGTCAACAGTTATGTTATTCCTCTCTGGTTAGAGAAAATTATCAGCTTTCTTGCTGAAGATAGGCACGAGCGAATTTTTGACCTTTACTGTGGTATAGGTCTTATTACCCTTTTTGTGGGAGAATTTGCCCGGGAAACCATCGGTGTTGAGGTACAAAAGGCTTCTGTGGAGGATGCCTGGCACAATCTTGAGATCAACCATATCCAGAGCAAGATTGAGTTTATTCAAGCTTCTGTCGACGATACACTGGAGACACTGGGGTATGCAGATGTGATGATCATCGACCCTCCTCGCAAGGGTATGGATCCTCATGTCATTGAGGTACTTAGACAAATGCAACCAGAAAAAATCATCTACTCTTCCTGTAAACCTGCGACGATGGCACGCGATATCCGTTCCCTTGCTGATATCTACAACATTGAACAGCTCTGGATGGTAGATATGTTTCCTCAAACCCATCACATAGAGATGCTTGCCCTTCTGCGCAAGAAATAA
- a CDS encoding DegT/DnrJ/EryC1/StrS family aminotransferase: MDFIDLKTQYQRDKQAIWERLSRNMENASFILGPDVAELEKTLAHYVGVKHAIGVASGTDALLIPLLAYGIGPGDEVITTPFTFVATVEVIALLGAKPVFVDIDPKTYLIDIHQVEKAITPRTKGIISVSLYGQTPDMDALNSIAKKHNLWVMEDAAQSFGAIYKDKKSCNLSDVAATSFFPSKPLGCYGDGGMIFTNDDELALKMRQIANHGQHVRYQHCYVGINARLDTLQAAVLLAKWPHFEEEANSRHHIGQRYTELLKNTVVTPVLEKNTTRSVYAQYTIRVQNRDSVINFLKDKGIPTAVHYPIPLHLQEAYRSLGYKEGDFPHAEKAAQEVMSLPMHPFLTEETMQYIVDNVKQAVR; the protein is encoded by the coding sequence GTGGATTTTATTGATTTGAAAACTCAGTACCAGAGAGACAAACAGGCCATCTGGGAACGACTTTCTCGCAATATGGAAAATGCCTCGTTTATTCTTGGCCCTGATGTGGCCGAGCTCGAAAAAACTCTTGCACATTACGTCGGAGTAAAACATGCTATCGGTGTGGCTTCAGGAACCGATGCTTTGTTGATTCCCCTCCTTGCGTACGGCATAGGACCAGGAGATGAAGTCATTACAACACCTTTTACGTTTGTAGCCACCGTGGAAGTTATTGCTCTGTTAGGTGCCAAACCTGTTTTTGTAGACATTGATCCAAAAACCTATCTCATAGATATTCATCAGGTAGAAAAAGCCATTACTCCGAGAACGAAGGGTATTATCTCTGTTTCTCTTTATGGCCAGACACCGGATATGGATGCACTTAATAGCATTGCAAAAAAGCACAATCTCTGGGTAATGGAAGATGCAGCCCAGTCCTTTGGGGCTATCTACAAGGACAAAAAGTCGTGTAACCTCAGTGATGTTGCCGCCACCTCGTTTTTTCCCTCAAAACCCCTTGGATGCTATGGAGATGGTGGTATGATCTTTACCAATGATGACGAACTTGCTTTGAAAATGCGACAGATCGCGAATCATGGGCAACATGTTCGGTATCAGCATTGTTATGTCGGTATAAATGCGCGTCTGGATACCCTTCAGGCCGCTGTCTTGCTTGCAAAATGGCCTCACTTTGAAGAAGAGGCAAACTCTCGTCATCACATCGGTCAGCGCTACACAGAGCTTTTGAAAAACACCGTCGTCACCCCTGTTCTGGAAAAAAATACCACCAGAAGTGTCTACGCTCAATATACTATCCGTGTTCAGAACCGCGACAGTGTTATAAACTTTTTAAAAGACAAAGGCATTCCCACCGCTGTCCACTACCCGATCCCTCTTCATCTCCAGGAAGCGTATCGTTCTCTCGGTTACAAAGAAGGGGATTTTCCCCATGCAGAAAAGGCTGCACAAGAGGTAATGAGTCTCCCCATGCATCCTTTTCTCACCGAGGAAACCATGCAATACATTGTGGATAATGTTAAACAAGCCGTTCGCTAA
- a CDS encoding TatD family hydrolase, translating to MLWDAHCHLHDERITDREQQIQEALSLGIKRWVVCSTGPDDWSVVNSLCREKQFFIAAYGVHPWYLDNLPHQWEEKLYTLVKNTPSLIGECGLDFEREDQKLQEEVFQTQIIIAAELQRPLNIHCRKAWHRLFPILQPYLSKIPFFIIHAFSHNLHIAREVLKRGGYLSFASSILRPWNQERFSKLFQEIPLSGILVETDAPDIPLYSPETGLSGLSRLSHLELVASQICEWKSIEREKLEAYLEKQWMQILSLFQTPS from the coding sequence ATGTTGTGGGATGCACACTGTCACCTCCATGATGAGCGCATCACTGATCGAGAGCAGCAAATCCAGGAAGCTCTTTCACTCGGAATCAAGAGATGGGTCGTGTGTTCAACAGGCCCGGATGATTGGAGTGTGGTAAATAGCCTTTGTCGCGAGAAACAGTTTTTTATAGCTGCCTATGGAGTTCACCCGTGGTATCTTGACAATCTTCCCCACCAATGGGAAGAAAAACTCTACACGCTTGTAAAAAATACCCCCTCGCTGATTGGGGAATGTGGTCTGGACTTCGAGCGAGAGGACCAAAAACTTCAAGAAGAAGTATTTCAAACACAAATCATCATCGCAGCTGAGCTTCAACGGCCTCTCAATATTCACTGTCGAAAGGCATGGCATCGCCTTTTCCCCATTCTTCAACCGTATCTCTCAAAGATTCCCTTTTTCATTATTCATGCCTTTTCTCACAACCTGCATATAGCTCGTGAAGTTTTAAAACGAGGCGGCTATCTCTCTTTTGCTTCTTCCATACTTCGACCATGGAATCAGGAACGCTTTTCTAAGCTGTTTCAAGAGATTCCCCTTTCCGGCATACTGGTTGAGACAGACGCTCCAGATATACCTCTGTATAGCCCGGAAACAGGATTATCAGGACTTTCACGACTTTCTCATCTAGAGCTCGTAGCCTCCCAAATCTGTGAGTGGAAGTCTATTGAAAGAGAAAAGCTTGAAGCATACCTTGAAAAGCAGTGGATGCAGATTCTTTCACTTTTCCAAACACCATCATAA
- a CDS encoding AEC family transporter → MGWFEIFYTIVFPVILIFGAGYVLGRIFHWHHQTLSTLSLYLLTPALIFQAIYSHPEVINAYFLRLFLAVTCVIALSFGLVLLVSRFFGWDERITRVVVLTVTLANTGNFGLPITEAAFGGEGLAVASLLLVIYSFYTHSFGVFLAAREKFHWKDALRSMAGVPVFYAILLALFAVWFRITIPEPIFKPIQMVGLSAIPLNLIQVGLQLASVRFGKQSFFSLAVALVKLVIVPFVAILFFGLFGVKKMYFNAGLLQVAMPSAVYTAILTSHYGGKADLASEIVFISILLSTVTLTVWISLLQRVFF, encoded by the coding sequence ATGGGTTGGTTTGAGATATTTTATACGATTGTTTTTCCTGTTATCCTGATTTTTGGTGCAGGATATGTTTTAGGCAGAATTTTTCACTGGCATCATCAAACCCTCTCCACTCTTTCTTTGTACTTATTAACGCCTGCTCTGATCTTTCAGGCAATTTATAGTCATCCAGAAGTGATCAATGCCTATTTTCTTCGCTTGTTTTTAGCAGTTACTTGTGTTATCGCTCTTTCTTTTGGTCTGGTTCTTCTTGTTTCTCGGTTCTTTGGCTGGGATGAGCGGATTACCCGGGTGGTGGTTTTGACAGTTACGTTAGCGAATACGGGAAACTTTGGTCTCCCTATTACAGAAGCTGCCTTTGGTGGAGAAGGTCTTGCTGTGGCGTCTCTTCTACTTGTTATTTATTCTTTTTACACTCATAGTTTTGGTGTATTTTTGGCCGCAAGAGAAAAATTCCACTGGAAAGATGCTCTGCGTTCTATGGCGGGTGTACCCGTTTTTTATGCGATTTTGTTAGCTCTTTTTGCAGTCTGGTTTCGTATAACCATCCCTGAGCCTATTTTTAAACCTATTCAGATGGTGGGACTCAGTGCAATTCCTCTCAATCTTATCCAGGTTGGACTTCAACTAGCTTCCGTGCGGTTCGGAAAACAAAGTTTTTTTAGTCTTGCGGTAGCTCTGGTAAAACTTGTTATCGTTCCTTTCGTGGCCATACTCTTTTTTGGACTTTTTGGGGTCAAAAAGATGTACTTCAATGCAGGACTTTTGCAGGTTGCCATGCCATCAGCGGTATACACAGCAATTCTTACTTCTCATTATGGGGGAAAAGCTGATCTTGCAAGCGAGATTGTTTTTATTTCGATTTTGCTTAGCACGGTTACCCTGACGGTATGGATTAGTCTTCTTCAGCGGGTTTTTTTTTAA
- a CDS encoding iron-containing alcohol dehydrogenase: MAFLEFQIPTLIVYGTDSLIRLPELATPNSEKVVIVTDKKPHNSSVAHKIKQMIEGYAYGVILYEMKRYNSQDLFEGVNITKHARADVVIGVGDATVLSIAKIIAQFSTHEFQQEEVKSHKKLFVKKVRYIEIPTLQTICWGLLPMTYITDDTDKIKKPYIDKESVAHSVIIDPTLSEDVPLNDIIYSSLEAIAYSFDAYICKKANPISDAFSLRAIEYLSVNLKRLAVETANTKIKGNLSMGSLLASLAIYGSSLGTCAATAMGLESQTNISQSVGASVILPHVMEFNLTAAANKFIQIAAALGEKVTDISVIEAAIMAVEAMRRIMLDLHIPQRLSEYNVEQDRLEAAARVAGQYEFLTYIPRPASKNELVEIYSAAY; this comes from the coding sequence ATGGCTTTTCTTGAGTTCCAGATTCCTACCTTGATTGTCTATGGAACTGATTCATTGATTAGGTTGCCAGAGCTTGCAACCCCCAATTCTGAAAAAGTGGTCATAGTAACCGACAAAAAACCTCATAACTCTTCCGTCGCTCACAAGATAAAGCAGATGATAGAAGGGTATGCCTATGGAGTTATTCTTTACGAAATGAAGCGTTATAACTCCCAGGATCTCTTTGAGGGAGTGAATATCACAAAACATGCTCGGGCTGATGTCGTGATAGGAGTAGGGGATGCTACGGTTCTCTCGATTGCCAAGATCATTGCTCAATTTAGTACTCACGAGTTTCAGCAGGAAGAGGTAAAGAGTCACAAAAAACTTTTTGTGAAAAAGGTACGCTATATAGAGATTCCTACACTTCAAACCATATGTTGGGGACTTTTACCCATGACCTATATTACGGATGATACTGACAAGATAAAAAAACCATACATCGATAAGGAATCTGTAGCCCATAGTGTTATTATTGATCCAACGTTGAGTGAAGATGTCCCTTTAAATGATATTATCTATTCTAGTCTGGAAGCTATTGCTTACTCTTTTGATGCGTATATTTGTAAAAAGGCAAATCCAATTTCTGATGCCTTTAGTTTGAGAGCGATAGAATACTTAAGTGTCAATCTTAAACGTCTGGCAGTGGAAACGGCTAACACAAAGATTAAGGGTAATCTTAGCATGGGAAGTTTGTTGGCTTCCTTGGCTATTTATGGATCTTCTCTTGGTACATGCGCGGCTACAGCAATGGGATTAGAATCACAGACAAACATATCCCAGTCTGTTGGTGCATCAGTGATTCTTCCCCATGTGATGGAGTTTAATCTTACAGCAGCGGCCAATAAATTTATTCAAATTGCCGCTGCTCTTGGTGAGAAGGTTACCGATATTTCGGTGATTGAGGCAGCTATTATGGCCGTGGAAGCCATGCGCCGCATCATGCTTGATCTTCATATTCCTCAGAGACTTTCAGAGTACAATGTAGAACAGGATCGTTTAGAGGCAGCTGCTCGTGTTGCTGGTCAATATGAATTTCTCACGTATATCCCACGACCAGCCAGTAAAAATGAGCTCGTTGAAATCTATTCCGCAGCCTATTAA